A genomic region of Exiguobacterium sp. Helios contains the following coding sequences:
- the asnS gene encoding asparagine--tRNA ligase produces the protein MKAMIRDVEKYVGEEITIGCWLANKRSSGKIAFLQLRDGSGFMQGVVVKETVGEELFKTAKGLTQETSMWVTGVIKSDGGRTAIGHEMEITAIEVIHEAVDYPITPKAHGTDFLMDNRHLWLRSKRQHAVMVVRNELIRATYEFFNQEGFIKVDPPILTGSAPEGTTELFHTKYFDEDAYLSQSGQLYMEAAAMALGKVFSFGPTFRAEKSKTRRHLIEFWMMEPEMAFYDHDMNLEVQENYVSHLVQSALKNCRPELELLERDLTVLENIQAPFPRVKYTEAIDMLKEQGFDDIEFGDDFGAPHETAIANTFARPVFITHWPKAIKPFYMKEDPENPGFVLCDDLIAPEGYGEIVGGSQREEDYEKLLAGMKEHDLDETGAYKWYLETRKYGSVPHSGFGLGLERTVAWITGVEHVRETIPFPRLLNRLYP, from the coding sequence TTGAAAGCAATGATTCGGGATGTAGAGAAATACGTAGGCGAGGAAATCACGATTGGCTGCTGGCTCGCAAATAAACGTTCGAGCGGAAAAATCGCGTTTCTTCAATTACGCGATGGTTCAGGATTCATGCAAGGAGTCGTCGTCAAGGAAACAGTCGGGGAAGAATTGTTCAAAACGGCGAAAGGCTTGACGCAGGAAACATCAATGTGGGTGACTGGCGTCATCAAGTCGGATGGTGGACGGACAGCAATCGGTCACGAAATGGAAATCACAGCGATCGAAGTGATTCATGAAGCGGTCGATTATCCGATTACACCAAAAGCGCACGGAACGGATTTCCTGATGGATAACCGTCACCTCTGGTTACGATCGAAACGTCAACATGCCGTCATGGTTGTCCGGAACGAACTGATTCGGGCGACATATGAATTCTTTAACCAAGAAGGATTCATTAAAGTTGATCCTCCGATTTTAACCGGCAGTGCACCGGAAGGAACAACTGAATTGTTCCATACGAAATATTTTGACGAAGATGCCTACTTGTCGCAATCCGGTCAGCTTTATATGGAAGCAGCCGCGATGGCACTCGGCAAAGTCTTCTCATTCGGTCCGACGTTCCGTGCCGAAAAATCAAAGACACGCCGCCACTTGATCGAGTTCTGGATGATGGAGCCGGAGATGGCGTTTTATGATCACGACATGAATCTCGAAGTTCAGGAAAACTATGTGTCGCATCTTGTTCAATCGGCTTTGAAAAACTGTCGTCCAGAGCTCGAGTTGCTCGAGCGTGACTTGACGGTTCTCGAAAACATTCAAGCCCCGTTCCCGCGTGTAAAATATACGGAAGCGATTGACATGCTGAAAGAACAAGGTTTTGACGATATCGAATTCGGCGACGATTTTGGTGCGCCTCATGAAACGGCAATCGCCAATACGTTTGCGCGTCCCGTCTTCATTACACACTGGCCGAAAGCCATCAAACCATTCTACATGAAAGAAGATCCGGAAAACCCGGGCTTCGTATTATGTGACGATTTGATTGCGCCGGAAGGCTATGGAGAAATCGTTGGTGGTTCACAACGGGAAGAAGACTATGAGAAGTTGCTTGCCGGTATGAAGGAACATGACCTGGATGAAACCGGTGCTTACAAATGGTACTTGGAAACACGTAAATATGGATCAGTACCGCACAGTGGTTTTGGTCTTGGACTTGAACGGACTGTCGCCTGGATCACAGGAGTCGAACACGTCCGCGAGACGATTCCATTCCCGCGTCTGCTGAACCGATTGTATCCGTAA